In Acropora palmata chromosome 7, jaAcrPala1.3, whole genome shotgun sequence, one genomic interval encodes:
- the LOC141886741 gene encoding cathepsin L-like peptidase, whose product MAHLTLLLVMIFASATLSDLLIKDNPWHAWKEYYNKIYASDDEESLRYSIWINNLKMINQHNSDKSKSFTMEMNHLGDMTIKEVHLMLNGYNRMKETKSHGSDAVTFLPPSNVVLPKEVDWRTKGYVTPVKNQGQCGSCWAFSATGSLEGQHFKKTGKLVSLSEQNLVDCSLKFGNYGCDGGWMVRAFRYINANGGIDTEASYPYVGADEKCHFNKSDVGADDTGYVTVKSGDEDALKMAVGTVGPISVAIDAGHSSFAFYNGGVYVEPDCSTTFLDHGVLAVGYGTTEEGQDYWLVKNSWGTSWGMEGYIKMARNKHNMCGIATNASYPLV is encoded by the exons ATGGCTCATCTTACTCTTCTGTTAGTTATGATCTTTGCCTCTGCCACATTGTCAGATTTGTTGATCAAAGACAATCCATGGCATGCTTGGAAAGAATACTACAATAAGATTTACGCTTCAGATGATGAGGAGAGTTTACGTTACTCTATCTGGATAAACAACCTTAAAATGATCAATCAGCACAACAGTGACAAGAGCAAGTCCTTTACAATGGAAATGAATCATTTAGGGGACATG ACAATCAAAGAGGTACATTTGATGCTGAATGGATACAACAGAATGAAGGAAACCAAATCACATGGTTCTGATGCTGTCACTTTCCTTCCACCAAGTAATGTGGTCCTTCCAAAGGAAGTTGATTGGAGAACTAAAGGCTATGTCACACCTGTCAAGAATCAAGGCCAGTGTGGATCATGCTGGGCATTCAGTGCT ACGGGATCTCTTGAAGGCCAGCATTTCAAGAAAACTGGAAAGCTTGTATCTCTGAGTGAACAAAACCTTGTTGACTGCTCACTAAAGTTTGGCAATTATGGCTGTGATGGAGGATGGATGGTCCGTGCATTCCGCTATATCAATGCTAATGGTGGAATTGACACAGAAGCTTCTTATCCTTATGTTGGTGCT gacGAGAAATGCCACTTTAACAAGTCAGATGTGGGTGCAGATGACACTGGCTATGTTACTGTCAAGTCAGGTGATGAGGATGCTTTAAAGATGGCTGTTGGTACGGTGGGTCCCATCTCTGTAGCAATTGATGCAGGTCATTCATCATTTGCATTCTACAATGGTGGTGTCTATGTGGAACCAGACTGCAGCACTACCTTTTTGGATCATGGTGTGTTAGCTGTTGGTTATGGTACCACTGAGGAAGGTCAAGATTATTGGCTTGTAAAGAACAG ttgGGGAACAAGCTGGGGAATGGAAGGCTACATCAAAATGGCAAGAAACAAGCACAACATGTGTGGAATTGCTACAAATGCAAGCTATCCTTTGGTTTGA
- the LOC141886537 gene encoding UDP-glucuronosyltransferase 2B1-like, protein MMTILVVSLLLLAANSALSARIAGFHMAGGSQYLNTKLVLEELASRGHEVIMITPTSQKAKSSAKVPHAFYQVPYKQGFIEDTVLRLQLEGRQFQSFSLMPHLLLNICEAALNSTKVANELKGVDLMVYDSLSVCAVLLGERSDIPRVEIVVAPPSSPVSFMHMIPMPVSYVPQLLIGFTDKMTFFERVLNLGAYLSLLTIINLGIGRPFNQLKVKYNIKPERSFQTAIADAELCLITADFALEYPQPLLPGQIMIGPLNVKDPKPLPADIETFVSESGPHGFVIVSFGSNVASLLPREVVDVLATAFGELKQRVIWRLQGYIPSHLNSNIKVVEWLPQSDLLAHKNIRAFVSHVGHNSLYESAYHGVPVVAVPLFGDQPANAKKVERRGFGVAVDYRNTDARKVFETIDKVVTEPSFKEKAMHISRLMKDRRRTSLEEAGDWIEYVFRHGGAQHLRAQVFNIPWYQYYLLDVIVFLVATVIFVVMVIQMTYGCLCRFCCKKSREKPKNE, encoded by the exons ATGATGACGATCTTGGTGGTTTCTCTGCTACTACTAGCTGCAAATTCTGCTCTGTCAGCCCGGATTGCTGGATTTCATATGGCTGGCGGGTCACAATACCTAAACACGAAGCTTGTACTTGAAGAATTAGCATCTCGTGGCCACGAG GTTATTATGATTACCCCTACTTCCCAGAAAGCCAAATCCAGTGCAAAAGTACCACATGCATTTTACCAAGTGCCCTACAAGCAAGGATTCATCGAAGATACAGTGTTACGACTTCAACTAGAAGGACGTCAATTTCAATCCTTTTCTCTCATGCCACATCTGCTGCTTAATATTTGTGAAGCTGCCTTGAATAGCACGAAGGTTGCCAATGAGCTGAAGGGTGTTGATTTAATGGTGTATGATAGTCTTTCCGTCTGTGCGGTGTTGTTAGGGGAAAGGTCTGATATCCCAAGAGTTGAGATTGTGGTAGCTCCACCGTCTTCTCCAGTTAGCTTCATGCACATGATTCCAATGCCTGTGTCGTATGTTCCACAGCTGTTAATTGGATTTACAGATAAAATGACCTTCTTTGAAAGGGTGCTGAATTTAGGGGCATATTTGAGCCTTTTGACCATAATAAATCTTGGAATTGGAAGACCATTTAATCAGCTTAAGGTAAAGTATAACATCAAACCGGAGCGAAGCTTTCAAACAGCTATTGCCGATGCTGAACTGTGCCTTATTACGGCAGATTTTGCTCTGGAATATCCACAACCTTTGTTGCCAG GCCAAATCATGATCGGGCCGCTAAATGTGAAAGACCCGAAGCCCCTTCCGGCTGATATAGAAACATTTGTCAGTGAGTCAGGACCCCATGGCTTCGTTATTGTCTCGTTTGGTTCAAATGTGGCCTCTCTCCTTCCACGCGAAGTTGTTGACGTATTGGCCACCGCCTTTGGAGAACTAAAACAACGAGTGATCTGGAGATTGCAAG GCTACATCCCATCCCACCTCAATTCCAACATCAAGGTAGTGGAGTGGTTGCCACAAAGTGATCTGTTGGCTCACAAGAACATACGGGCTTTTGTATCGCATGTGGGTCATAACAGTCTTTACGAATCTGCATATCATGGGGTTCCTGTGGTGGCCGTCCCTTTGTTTGGAGATCAGCCAGCAAACGCTAAGAAAGTCGAGCGCCGTGGCTTTGGTGTGGCTGTGGATTATCGGAACACTGATGCGCGGAAAGTTTTTGAGACTATTGATAAGGTCGTGACAGAGCCTAG tttcaaagaaaaagcgatgcACATATCGCGTTTGATGAAAGATCGTCGTCGCACCTCGCTTGAAGAAGCTGGTGACTGGATAGAATACGTGTTTCGACACGGTGGCGCGCAGCATCTGAGAGCTCAAGTGTTTAACATCCCTTGGTATCAATACTACTTACTTGACGTCATAGTTTTCCTTGTTGCCACGGTAATCTTCGTTGTCATGGTCATACAAATGACGTATGGCTGCCTTTGTCGTTTCTGTTGTAAAAAGAGCAGAGAAAAACCAAAGAATGAATAA
- the LOC141886543 gene encoding serine/threonine-protein phosphatase CPPED1-like, with protein sequence MLFKGAFLRGQQKYMALNLEIHPDALVMNQASRAGKTPEESRILKAKDYKLPMFTRYREGKEIGAFYFVQVVAPSFGRAAHPEESCVEERRTMDKVVNSVNSMRPRPRFLLVHGNYTQVSPEDKNYFPQLESFKSSFENLSLEIPVVCVCGLSDCGDPPSLSAVEAYRKTFGDDWFAFWVEGVQFLALNTAYYNYSSPEVDDLKAEQQEWLESKLLEAQVNPPHQLIFLQTIPWFCQNKNEANDAGCNIDFDTRRNVTPKLSEANVKYVFAGHSNAIGKDNSLEIIQTNSLAKTDDNEAPGFRLVKVEPMGVLHKYFPADNSPSDLANLEL encoded by the coding sequence ATGCTATTCAAAGGCGCTTTTTTGCGAGGACAGCAAAAATACATGGCGTTGAATTTAGAAATCCATCCCGATGCTTTAGTTATGAACCAAGCGAGTCGAGCAGGAAAAACACCTGAAGAAAGTCGCATTTTAAAAGCTAAAGATTACAAACTGCCCATGTTCACAAGATATCGAGAAGGTAAAGAAATCGGTGCTTTTTACTTTGTTCAAGTTGTCGCTCCAAGCTTCGGCCGAGCTGCACATCCCGAGGAGAGTTGTGTTGAGGAAAGAAGAACTATGGATAAGGTAGTCAACTCGGTCAACAGTATGAGACCCAGGCCACGGTTTTTACTTGTTCACGGAAATTATACTCAAGTTAGTCCTGAAGACAAGAATTATTTTCCACAATTAGAGAGTTTCAAATCATCGTTTGAAAATCTATCCCTAGAAATACCCGTTGTGTGTGTCTGTGGTCTTTCCGATTGTGGGGATCCGCCGAGTTTGAGTGCCGTCGAAGCGTATCGGAAAACCTTCGGCGACGATTGGTTCGCATTCTGGGTCGAAGGAGTGCAATTTTTAGCCTTAAACACAGCGTACTACAACTACTCGAGTCCCGAAGTTGACGATTTAAAAGCGGAACAGCAAGAATGGCTAGAGTCAAAATTATTGGAGGCTCAAGTAAATCCACCACATCAATTAATTTTCCTGCAGACCATACCATGGTTTTGTCAAAACAAGAACGAAGCAAACGACGCGGGGTGTAATATTGACTTCGACACCCGTCGCAATGTGACCCCGAAACTTAGCGAAGCTAATGTAAAATACGTCTTTGCTGGTCATTCTAATGCCATCGGAAAGGACAACAGCCTAGAAATAATTCAAACCAATTCATTGGCGAAAACAGACGATAACGAAGCTCCGGGGTTTCGCCTGGTTAAAGTAGAACCAATGGGTGTTCTACACAAGTATTTTCCCGCAGACAACTCCCCTTCAGATCTTGCTAATTTAGAACtgtaa
- the LOC141886550 gene encoding proteasome subunit beta type-3-like produces MSIMEYNGAAIIAMVGKECVAIAADRRLGIQAQTLSCDFQKIFQMGDKLFLGLPGLATDVQTVSNRLTFRKNLYELRENRQIKPKTFMSMVSNLLYERRFGPYFVEPVIAGLDPKTNDPYVAALDLIGCPMETKDFVVSGTCSEQMYGMCESLWEPDLDPDDLFETISQALMNAVDRDAVSGWGGIVHVIEKDKVTTRTLKARMD; encoded by the coding sequence ATGTCAATAATGGAATACAATGGTGCCGCCATCATTGCGATGGTCGGTAAAGAATGCGTAGCTATCGCTGCAGATCGGCGTTTGGGCATTCAAGCACAGACTTTATCATGCGACTTTCAGAAAATCTTCCAGATGGGAGACAAGCTGTTTCTGGGTTTGCCTGGTTTGGCTACGGACGTGCAAACCGTATCGAACAGGCTAACATTCCGCAAGAACTTATACGAACTGCGAGAGAATCGCCAAATTAAGCCGAAAACGTTCATGAGTATGGTGTCAAATTTGCTTTATGAACGAAGATTCGGGCCATACTTTGTTGAGCCGGTGATTGCAGGATTAGACCCGAAGACCAACGACCCGTACGTGGCTGCGTTGGATCTAATTGGCTGTCCGATGGAAACTAAAGATTTTGTGGTGAGTGGAACATGCTCAGAGCAGATGTACGGTATGTGTGAGTCCTTGTGGGAACCTGATCTGGATCCAGATGATCTGTTCGAGACCATTTCACAAGCTCTCATGAATGCTGTTGATCGAGATGCAGTCAGTGGATGGGGTGGCATTGTGCATGTGATCGAGAAAGATAAGGTCACCACACGGACTCTTAAAGCCAGGATGGATTGA